ACCTTCGTCTTCTACTACGGCGTGGTGCCCGAAACCGTCACCTCCGGCCTCTACGGCCCCCAATATACGATCCTACCCTTCTTCACCTCGATGTTCCTCCACGGCGGGTGGCTCCACATCATCGGGAACATGCTGTTTCTGTGGATATTCGGGGACAACGTGGAGGACCGGATGGGGCATTTCCTCTATCTGATTTTCTACCTGGCATCGGGGCTGGGCGCGAGCCTGCTGCACGTGGTGTCGGACCCGCATTCGGCCGTCCCCACCATCGGGGCCAGCGGCGCCATCGCCGGCGTCATGGGGGCCTATTTCGTCCTCTACCCCAAGGCGCGGGTGACAAGCGTGGTGATCCTCATCTATTTTATCCGGCTGATGGAGATACCGGCGGTGGTCTTTCTGGGGATATGGTTTCTCATCCAGATCTTTTCCGGCGTGGCCTCCATCGGTGCGGACGCGGCCTCGGGCGGCGTGGCCTTCTGGGCCCACGTGGGGGGATTTATCGTGGGACTGGCGGGGGGCGGCCTGGCGAGGCTCTTGACCAAGGACCCCACCAAGGGGAGGGTGGAGGTGATTACGAGGGACGGGAAGCGGTATTTGCATTGATGGGGCGGTCTCCCTCCCTTTCAAAACCGGGGGAAATATATATTTGAAACTCATTTTCAACGCGATGATATGGAGTTGTCATGGGCCGCGATGATTTTGCCGTCACTCCCGCCTATTCCGGCGAGGAGATCCCGAGCGGACAGCTTATCGTGGAGGAAAAATCCCGCCGGGGGTGCGCCTGTTTCCTGATACTCCTGGCCTTGGTGGGTGGTATGGTGATATATGCCCAACTGGTGATGGACCCGGTAACGCTGAACCTGATGCTGATCACCGTGAACAATCAGGAGGTGAAGGAATATGCCATCAGGAACCTGGCGCGGGAGGGTAATTCCCGGGCAGTGGACGCCCTGAAAAAGGAGCTTGGTCACCCGAATGCGGGCATTCGGTGCAGGGCCGCCTGGGCCCTGGGTGAGATCGGGAGTCACGACGGGA
This is a stretch of genomic DNA from Candidatus Zymogenaceae bacterium. It encodes these proteins:
- a CDS encoding rhomboid family intramembrane serine protease, giving the protein MIPLRDNVPAEKTPFVTYVLIAINIAAFFYELALGKGLDTFVFYYGVVPETVTSGLYGPQYTILPFFTSMFLHGGWLHIIGNMLFLWIFGDNVEDRMGHFLYLIFYLASGLGASLLHVVSDPHSAVPTIGASGAIAGVMGAYFVLYPKARVTSVVILIYFIRLMEIPAVVFLGIWFLIQIFSGVASIGADAASGGVAFWAHVGGFIVGLAGGGLARLLTKDPTKGRVEVITRDGKRYLH